One genomic window of Camelina sativa cultivar DH55 chromosome 5, Cs, whole genome shotgun sequence includes the following:
- the LOC109132899 gene encoding uncharacterized protein LOC109132899, whose protein sequence is MAITTISSSEHITRIFGGLPEISTPSFAGGFAGIVFFYAAAASSLDQEVHANEMAHKFNPKEVVLYQYEACPFCNKVKDAEEEAARGRWKQELHEENKLTRSAVMVTSGVNQAFVNIFVSHSLSPNRFPKL, encoded by the exons ATGGCGATTACGACGATCTCGTCCTCCGAACATATCACCCGAATATTCGGCGGTCTTCCGGAGATTTCAACTCCATCTTTTGCCGGCGGATTCGCTGGGATTGTGTTCTTCTATGCCGCCGCCGCATCGTCTCTTGATCAGGAAGTTCACGCTAATGAAATGGCTCACAAGTTTAATCCTAAAGAAGTTGTTCTGTATCAGTACGAGGCTTGCCCTTTCTGTAACAAGGTTAAAG ATGCAGAGGAGGAAGCAGCAAGAGGACGGTGGAAGCAAGAG CTGCATGAAGAAAACAAGCTAACCAGATCAGCTGTGATGGTTACTTCTGGTGTCAATCAG GCATTTGTCAATATCTTTGtga GTCACTCGCTGAGTCCAAATCGATTCCCAAAGTTGTAA
- the LOC104789504 gene encoding uncharacterized protein LOC104789504: MVDIGGRPPGDPPDTSQTWAQKVVGCSSEGLPIPEEVLADDFVSERVVLEFPNGDDGEPVVTIGDEVLTVMKSLWKQCMIVKVLGRHVSIAVLSQKLRELWKPKGPMFVMDLPRQFFMVRFEREDEYLAALSGGPWRVFGSYLMVQAWSSEFNPLTDEIVTTPVWVHLTNIPVHFYHRSILMGIAKGLGKPVRVDLTTLNFERARFARICVEVDLKKPLKGSVMVNGERFYVLYEGLTNICSLCGLYGHLVHSCPQNRRDVLPVEVAPSPAVVTEVRQDSQPGDKVYGCDNKRQEIRFAWESKEVDRGSSG, translated from the coding sequence ATGGTGGACATTGGAGGGAGACCTCCGGGGGATCCGCCAGACACGTCTCAGACATGGGCACAgaaggtggttggttgtagtaGTGAAGGTTTGCCTATCCCGGAGGAGGTTTTGGCTGATGATTTTGTGTCGGAGAGGGTTGTTTTGGAGTTCCCTAATGGGGATGATGGTGAACCGGTAGTCACGATCGGAGATGAGGTCTTGACGGTGATGAAGAGCCTATGGAAACAATGTATGATTGTTAAGGTTCTAGGCAGGCATGTCTCGATAGCGGTGTTGAGTCAGAAGTTACGAGAGTTATGGAAACCAAAAGGTCCTATGTTTGTGATGGATCTGCCCCGCCAATTCTTTATGGTACGTTTTGAGAGGGAGGATGAATACTTGGCCGCACTGTCCGGGGGACCGTGGAGAGTGTTTGGGAGTTACCTCATGGTTCAGGCTTGGTCCTCGGAGTTCAATCCGTTAACTGATGAGATCGTTACTACCCCCGTTTGGGTTCATCTCACAAACATTCCTGTGCACTTTTACCACCGTTCTATCCTAATGGGTATTGCGAAGGGTCTTGGGAAACCCGTTCGAGTGGATCTGACGACACTGAACTTCGAGAGGGCAAGATTTGCTAGGATTTGTGTGGAAGTAGATCTGAAGAAGCCTCTAAAAGGTTCGGTGATGGTGAACGGGGAGAGGTTTTATGTGCTTTATGAGGGGCTTACGAACATTTGTTCTTTGTGTGGTCTCTACGGCCATTTAGTGCACTCATGCCCACAGAACCGTCGTGATGTGCTTCCAGTGGAGGTGGCACCATCGCCGGCGGTTGTTACGGAGGTAAGGCAGGATTCTCAGCCTGGAGACAAGGTTTACGGTTGTGACAACAAAAGGCAGGAGATCAGGTTCGCATGGGAATCAAAGGAGGTTGACCGGGGGAGCAGTGGGTAG